GCGCCGTCGATTCGCTAACGGGGCCGCCTTTTTCTCTCCCCCACAGGACCATCCCCAACCGTTCTGCCCTGGAGGAAGTCCGGCCGGCGCTTCCCCAAGCGGGTCGATGCAGGCAAATCGGTAAGCGGCCTCGAATAGCGTCGCACACACCTCGAGCTCACCCCGATCACGAGGGGTGTAGACGACCATGATGCCGGCAGGAATCACCCCGGTTCTTGCCAGCTGATGCGGTTCGGCCCAGCCGCGGACGATGGCCCAGTGCGCATCGACGAGGCGCATCGCCAGGTAAATCGTCGGGCCTGCGCGCAGGCACCGGGCGAACTCCTGGGGCGAAATAAAGGCCCCAGGGTTGCTGGCCCTGGCGTTTTCGGTCACGCAGAACGATACGGCAGGCAGGTCCCCGGTGATAGAAATGCCACGTTCCACGTGCGGCCAGGATGCCACCCCTTCGACCAGCCGGTCCGTCCAGGTTCCGTCTCGGTTATCGCTGCATTGGAGGTGGCAGACGCCGCGTTTCATCTTTGGCCTGCCGCCTCGTCTGCTTGGCAGATCACGCAGCATTAGCGAGCCTTCCTCCTGCACCTCTGATGCTAATAACATTCCCTTATGCTTCCTGTTAATGGGCGTGGCGACGGCCAGGACGACGCGCACCGCGTTTAGCCATGTGATTTTACCTATGGAAAGGCCACGCCCCATCCTGGACGGCGGTAGGTCAGGCGTTCTTTCGCACGGTAGCCGCCGAGATCGTGCTTTGCTAACCAATGGTCGGCGCCCGTCAGATCGAAAGTCGCAGTTCGTTGGCCTGCGGCGTCGAAACCCTCGCGACGGGTTGGATCCTGCAGGCTGAGCGATAGGGCGAACGCCAACGCCATGGCCGGGACGGCGGCCGCATCGCTCAATTTGGATAACCACGCGCGCTTCACGGGAATATGCAATCGGTCGAAGGGGGGCAAATGAACAAAGCCCCTACCATTCTACGCGCGCAATCTGGTGCAGCCCGAAAGACGATTGCAATTATACCTTAGTACACTCCCGGAAGGCCTATTGACCTGGACGTTCGCACGACGCGTTGGTGCAGGACCCCGTCGCAGAGGGGGGTTGCCGGTGCAATCGTTCGAAACCCGGGCCCGGTGCCCTCGGAGGCAACCCACAGGGTAAGTATTCGGCCTCACGAGTTGGTGCCCATCCGCAAGCGCCGGGCGTGGTCGAGGGCGGCATGCTACCAAAGTACAATAGAAAGCCCTCTCGCAATCGCGTACGATGCTGCCAAGCGCCGGTCACGGTGCGGTCACGGCCGTGGCGGCGTAGGAAGGCAGGTGCCCTATGAAAGCGATTCTCTGGTCGATGATGGCGCTGCTGGCCATCGGGCCGGCAAACCGGGCGAGCGCCCAGCAAACCCGGGTGCTAATCGACCTTTCAGAGCAACGGGCTTACCTGATGGAGGGTGGCAGGGTCAGCCTGGTCGCTCCCATCTCCTCCGGCAAACCCGGCTGGTCAACGCCCACGGGCCACTTTAGCGTTTTCAGCAAAGACATCGATCACCGCTCACGGAGCTTCGGGTCGGTCCTCGACGCCTCCGGCCGGGTGGTTAATGCCAACGCCACCCCGGCGAGCCGCATCCCTGCGGGCGGTCATTATCGGCCCGCGCCGATGCCCTTTTTCATGGAATTCAGCCCGGCGGTGGGGCTGCACGCCGGCTACCTTCCCGGCTACCCGGCCTCGCACGGGTGCGTGCGGATGCCTCGAGACCTTGCGGCTCGCTTTTTCGGGCGAGTCCAGGTGGGTACCCCGGTCACAGTGGTCGGCAACGCGCACGTGCTCACTCGGGTTCGAAAAGCCCTGCCCGCCTTCCTCTAAACCCCGGTGCGGTCCTCGACAAGAACGCCGCGGTCTGACGCGCGCGGACCGGTACCGTCGCTATACGCACAGTCATAAGTGATTGCGAATAGAATGGGGTGGCTTTGCATTTACGATGTCTATTTCCCACCGGTATCGATGCCGTCAATACCGCTGCTGGAGCGGGATTCGCCCAATGGACGCAGGGAAATGAGACCTTACGCCGTCTGCGTTCCATCTAACCATTTCGCACCTTTTAATGCCCTTGTGTATAGATGCGCGGCATGGAGCTATAGGGCCAAGGGCCAGTAGACATCGCAGTGCAATCGGATATGCTACTGGGGGTAAGCTGCTTATGGTGAGCGGCAAGGCCCCTTCTACCGTGTCCTATCGCGCCGGTCGGCTCTGTCCGCTTGACGACGGCTTTCGCCGGCGTCGCTCCGCCCTAGGCTCATTCATTCCGCGAGGCGCACCATGACCACGCAGACCCCCCGGAGCTCAGAACCCGCCACCGTCTTCATCGTGGACGATGAACCCGCGGTGCGCAAAAGCCTTGCCCGGCTGGTTCGTGCCGCCGGTTACGAAGTGCAGGCTTTCGCCTCCGCCCGGGAGTTTCTGGACCGCTCAAATCGAGACGCCCTGGGCTGCATCGTGTTGGATGTGACCATGCCGGACTTTACGGGCTTGGAACTGCAGGGGGTCTTGACCGCCACACGAAGCATTCTGCCGATCATCTTTCTTACCGGGCATGCGGACGTCCCCAAAGCGGTGCGCGCCCTGAAAGGCGGGGCGGCCGATTTTCTCAGCAAACCGGTGCAAAAAGACGAATTGCTGGACGCCATCGATCGAGCGATCCGCACGAACCGGGTAGCGCGTGCCGGACTTTCTCGACGGGCGCACGACGCCGAAGCCCTACGGTTGCTGACCGCTCGGGAATACGAAGTCTTCGTGCACGTGGTCACCGGGAAACCGAACAAAGTGATTGCCGCGGACTTGGGCACTTGCGAGCAAACGGTTAAGGTCCATCGCGGCCGGGTCATGCAAAAGCTGCGGGTCAACTCGCTGGCCGAGTTGGTGCGGTTGGCCGACCGGACGGGGATCCGGAGCGCCGGGGCCTGGACACCTCAAGGTGGTGAGGGCAGTGACCCATCTGCAGGGCATTCGCCGCCCGTTTAACCGGCCTTTTAGCTCGCTGCACCGGGCGGCGCTACCCTCCGATCCCTTTATGCCCCGGCGGCTACCGCTTGGTGGTGAGACGACGACCGCCGTCTGCCCTGAGGGCCGGGGCACGACGGCTGCCTTTCACCGGCCTAACGCGCGGACCCGTGAGCTTCGCCGCAGGATCGCGCCGCGCGGCCGGCCCGCGTCGTTATTAACCGAAGGTTCAATACCGATTTCGGGCAGGTCTGCTAACGTCGGGGGTGAATCGTATGGCGCACTCCCTTATTGCCGTCGTGGACGACGAAGCCCCCGTGGGCAAAGCCCTTACCCGGTTGCTGCGTGTGGCGGGGCTGGACGTGGAGACGTTCGCTTCCGGGGCGGCATTGCTGGACTCGTTGCAAACTCACACCCCCGACTGCGTGATCCTTGACCTACACATGCCGCAGATGGACGGCTTTGAAGTGCAAGGCCGGCTGACGCAGGCGGGGGTGCGGGTGCCGGTCATCGCCATCACCGGCCGAGATTCCCCACAGGCCCGTGACCGCGCCCTGGCGGGCGGCGCCACGGCGTACCTCGCCAAGCCGGTGGATCGCCAGGCGCTGCTCGACGCCATCGCCGTCGCGATTGATTACCCCCAAGATCCACAATGAACCCACCCTCAGGATCACCCGACAAGACCAATGAGGGTTTCGATCCGCAGCGTCCCTGAAAGCGGAGCCCGAGGGTGATCTGGGCGCCATGCAAGGCCATTTGGTAGAGGAAGTGAGGAAGCGAGCGCTTCAGGGCTGGCGAGGATTGGACCATTTTTTGCGCCCGCATCGCGGTGAAGCACTCCCGAGAACGCGCCGAGGTAGCTACCTTTGTTGGAATTTAACCCGGAAGGCACTTTTGGCAGATGCTATACTCGGGGTGACACGAATTGTCCCAAGGCGGTTCGCGGGCGGCGACCGTCGGTGGGTGCTCAACGCTGGGCCGGCTCCGTAGGGAGGTCAGACAACCGTGGGAGGTGAGGCAACCGCAGGCGCTGCAAATGGTGATGACGGACCTTTCCACATACGCGCTGGAGCTTTTACAGGAAGACGCGGCGTTCGTCCTTTACCGCGGCCGCAGGGACGCAGAGCCCCGCCGGATCCTGGTGGTCAGGCCTCGGTCGACCTCCCCGGCGCGAGAGACCTTGAAACGGCTCGAGCGTTACCATGCGCTCCGGAGCGAGCTGGACCCGGCCTGGGCCGTTCTCCCGATGGCACTGGTTCGAGACGGGGGCCAGAGGGCGCTGGTGCTTGCGGACCCGGGCGGTGAGCCCCTGGATCGGCTGCTCGCGCGCCCGTTGGACCTGAGGCAGTTTCTGCGCATCGCCCTCGGGCTTTGCGCCGCGCTGGGCAGGCTTCATGCCCGCGGCATGATTCACAAGGACCTCAAGCCGGCCCACGTCATGGTGGACCTGACGTCTGGCCAGGTTTGGTTGACGGGTTTTGGGATCGCTTCGCACGTGCCGCGCGAGCGCCCGGCCCTTGAGCCCCCCGAATCGCTTGCGGGGACCCTCGCCTACATGGCGCCCGAGCAAACCGGCCGCATGAACCGCTCGATCGACTCGCGCAGCGACCTCTATGCCTTGGGGGTGACCCTCTACGAGGTGCTCACGGGCGCGCTGCCGTTTAGCGCCGCCGATGCCCTCGAGTGGGTCCACTGCCACATGGCAAGGCAGCCCTTGCCGCCCGCGCAACGGAAAAAAGCGGTCCCTGAAGCGCTCTCGGCCATCATCCTGAAGCTGCTGGCCAAGACCGCCGAAGGGCGCTACCAAACCGCCGCCGGGCTGGAAGCGGACTTGCGGCGATGCCTAGGGGAATGGGAGGCCCGCGGCCGCATCGACCCTTTTGGGCTTGGGGCCGATGACGTCCTGGACCGGCTCCTGATCCCGGAGAAGCTCTACGGGCGCGAGCGGGAAAGCCAGGCGTTGCGCGAGGCCTTCGAGCGGGTGGCCGCGAGCGGCACCCCGGAGCTGGTGTTGGTGTCGGGCTACGCCGGCATTGGCAAATCCTCGGTGGTCAACGAGCTGCACCAGGCCGTCGCGCGGTCGCGGGGCATTTTCCTCTCGGGCAAGTTTGACCAGTACAAACGGGACATCCCTTACGCGACGCTCGCCCAGGCCTTTCAGGCCCTGATCGGCCGAATTCTGAGCCAATCCGAAGCCGAGGCCGGGCGTTGGCGGGAGGGGATCCGGGAGGCGGTTGGCCCTAACGGCCAACTGATAGCCGGCCTCATCCCCGAGCTGGAACGGCTCCTTGGCCCGCAGCCGCCCGTGACCGAGTTGCCCCCTCAAGAGGCCCAGCACCGCTTCCAGGCGGTGTGGCGGGCTTTCCTGGGCGTCTTTGCCCGCGCGGAGCACCCGCTGGCGCTTTTCCTCGACGATTTGCAATGGCTGGACGCGGCCAGCCTCGAGCTCCTCGAGCACCTGGTCACTCACCCGGACGTCCGGCACCTGCTCCTGATCGGCGCCTACCGGGACAACGAGGTCAGTCCCTTTCATCCGCTCAGGGGGGCGTTGGGCTCGATCCGCCGGGCCGGGGCGCGCGTGGAGGACATCGTGCTCGGCCCGCTGCCGCTCGAGGCGGTGAGCCAACTTACCGCCGATAGCCTGCATCAGGAGCGCACGCGCCCCGAGTCCCTGGCGCGGCTGGTGCACGAGAAGACGGCGGGCAACCCCTTCTTTGCGATCCAATTCCTGGCGGCGCTGGCCGAAGAACGCCTGTTAGAGTTTGACCCGCGCCAAGCGGCCTGGCGCTGGGACCTGGAGCGCATTCGCGCCCGGCGCATCACCGACAACGTGGTCGACCTGGTCGCCGGCAAGCTCCATCGGCTCGGGGAGGCCACCCGACGGGCGCTCGAACGGTTCGCCTGCCTTGGAAACCGGGCTGAGGCCGCCATCCTGGCGGTCGTTCATGGGGCCTCGGAGGCGGAGCTGCACGCGGAGCTCCGCGAAGCGGTCCGCGAAGGGCTTGTCACCCGCTCGGCCAGCTCGTACCAATTCGCCCATGACCGCATCCAGGAAGCCGCCTACTCATTGATCCCCGAGGCGATGCGCGCCAACGCCCATCTGCAACTCGGCCGTCTCCTGGCGAGACTGCCTCCCGAAAAGCTCGCCCAGAACCTCTTTGATACCGTCAACCAGCTCAACCAAGGCGTGGCGCTCATCTCGGACTTGGACGAGAAAGGGCGCGCGGCCCAACTCAACCTGGAGGCCGGCAGAAAAGCCCGGGCTTCGACGGCCTACGCGGCCGCGTGCACCTACCTGGGGGTGGGAATGACCCTGCTTGGCCGCGAGGGCTGGCAGAACCGGTACGAGCTTGCGTTTAGCTTATGGTTGCTGCGCGCCGAATGCCAGTTCCTGTGCGGAAACTTCGA
This genomic stretch from Verrucomicrobiota bacterium harbors:
- a CDS encoding L,D-transpeptidase, coding for MALLAIGPANRASAQQTRVLIDLSEQRAYLMEGGRVSLVAPISSGKPGWSTPTGHFSVFSKDIDHRSRSFGSVLDASGRVVNANATPASRIPAGGHYRPAPMPFFMEFSPAVGLHAGYLPGYPASHGCVRMPRDLAARFFGRVQVGTPVTVVGNAHVLTRVRKALPAFL
- a CDS encoding response regulator transcription factor; its protein translation is MTTQTPRSSEPATVFIVDDEPAVRKSLARLVRAAGYEVQAFASAREFLDRSNRDALGCIVLDVTMPDFTGLELQGVLTATRSILPIIFLTGHADVPKAVRALKGGAADFLSKPVQKDELLDAIDRAIRTNRVARAGLSRRAHDAEALRLLTAREYEVFVHVVTGKPNKVIAADLGTCEQTVKVHRGRVMQKLRVNSLAELVRLADRTGIRSAGAWTPQGGEGSDPSAGHSPPV
- a CDS encoding response regulator, with product MAHSLIAVVDDEAPVGKALTRLLRVAGLDVETFASGAALLDSLQTHTPDCVILDLHMPQMDGFEVQGRLTQAGVRVPVIAITGRDSPQARDRALAGGATAYLAKPVDRQALLDAIAVAIDYPQDPQ